A genomic window from Enoplosus armatus isolate fEnoArm2 chromosome 20, fEnoArm2.hap1, whole genome shotgun sequence includes:
- the trub1 gene encoding pseudouridylate synthase TRUB1 codes for MAGNISSTAAPITSSLSKLQSLNGLFAIYKKEGPTSADVLNALKEALLKEAGVQNPNPRKRKKQSLKMGHGGTLDSAASGVLVVGVGNGTKMLSTMLAGSKKYVAVGELGKATDTLDATGSVILEKGFEHITRLDIEDKLKAFTGNIMQVPPLYSALKKDGQRLSVLLKKGHKVEAKPARPVTVYNLTLQEFKPPLFTLDIECGGGFYVRSLVDDLGKALSTCAHVKELIRTKQGQFTLEEHALHEEQWTLERVLLSLQPCSESEQGAERTKPPEAKDPKGK; via the exons ATGGCAGGAAACATAAGCAGCACTGCGGCACCGATTACTAGTTCTCTATCTAAACTGCAGTCTTTAAATGGACTGTTTGCGATATATAAAAAAGAAGGGCCGACATCTGCCGACGTGTTAAATGCACTCAAAGAAGCTTTGCTCAAGG aAGCTGGAGTACAAAACCCCAACCCgcgaaagaggaagaagcagagcCTGAAGATGGGCCACGGAGGGACGCTGGACAGCGCTGCCAGTGGGGTGTTAG TTGTCGGGGTTGGGAACGGCACAAAGATGCTCAGTACAATGTTGGCCGGTTCTAAG aaatATGTTGCTGTGGGGGAACTGGGGAAAGCGACGGACACCCTTGACGCCACCGGCAGTGTGATTCTGGAGAAAGGCTTTG AACACATAACCAGGTTGGACATTGAGGACAAGCTGAAAGCTTTCACTGGTAACATCATGCAAGTTCCTCCGCT ctaCTCGGCACTGAAAAAAGACGGCCagcgtctgtctgtcctgctgaAGAAAGGTCACAAGGTCGAGGCCAAACCAGCCAGACCAGTCACTGTGTACAACCTGACCCTGCAAGAGTTCAAGCCTCCCCTCTTCACTCTGG ATATTGAGTGCGGTGGTGGATTTTATGTCAGAAGCTTGGTGGATGACCTGGGAAAAG ctctgtcGACGTGCGCTCATGTCAAGGAACTGATCCGGACCAAGCAGGGCCAGTTCACCCTGGAGGAGCATGCCTTACACGAGGAGCAGTGGACCCTGGAGCGcgtcctgctctctctgcagccctgcTCAGAGTCGGAGCAGGGTGCGGAGCGCACGAAGCCACCAGAAGCCAAGGACCCAAAGGGAAAGTGA
- the hhex gene encoding hematopoietically-expressed homeobox protein hhex, with protein sequence MSVPLYAPTPIQPSHPTPFYIEDILGRTATSTSSPSSSSSSSSSSSSSSSSSSCSAPAIPTPTLPSPNSSFTSFISPYRTPIYEPTPIHPALSHHHAAAALTATYASAGTLAGSIYPFHHQHHRSMGEYAQALLRHDPLGKPLLWTPFIQRPLHKRKGGQVRFSNDQTIELEKKFETQKYLSPPERKRLAKMLQLSERQVKTWFQNRRAKWRRLKQENPQGVKREVEDDRSHKGDETTKPSGIQSPERRHTVLASPELEQADRCVRSVSPAQQQQQPRTELDSDVSDDTDQELNIEDDAEFTLN encoded by the exons ATGAGCGTCCCGCTTTACGCGCCGACCCCCATCCAGCCGTCTCACCCGACACCCTTCTACATCGAGGACATTCTGGGGAGGActgccacctccacctcctctccctcttcttcttcttcttcttcttcttcctcctcctcctcgtcctcctcctcctcctgctccgcTCCGGCCATCCCCACGCCGACTCTCCCGTCGCCCAACTCCTCCTTCACGAGCTTCATCTCGCCGTACCGGACGCCGATCTATGAGCCCACGCCGATCCACCCGGCGCTGTCTCACCACCACGCCGCCGCGGCGTTGACGGCGACGTACGCCTCCGCCGGGACTCTCGCGGGCTCCATCTACCCAttccaccaccagcaccaccgcTCCATGGGGGAGTACGCACAGGCGCTGCTGAGGCACGACCCTCTCG GAAAACCTCTGCTGTGGACCCCCTTCATCCAGCGGCCCTTGCACAAACGAAAGGGCGGCCAGGTCCGGTTCTCGAACGACCAGACGATCGAGCTGGAGAAGAAGTTCGAGACGCAGAAATACCTCTCCCCCCCGGAGAGGAAGCGGCTGGCCAAGATGCTGCAGCTCAGCGAGAGGCAG gttAAAACCTGGTTCCAAAATCGACGAGCGAAGTGGCGAAGACTAAAACAG GAAAATCCTCAGGGGGTcaagagggaggtggaggatgacAGGAGTCATAAAGGAGACGAGACCACCAAGCCCTCCGGGATCCAGAGCCCGGAGCGCAGACACACAGTCCTGGCCTCCCCCGAGCTGGAGCAGGCGGACCGCTGCGTGCGCTCCGTGTCCCcggcgcagcagcagcagcagccccgcACAGAACTGGACTCTGACGTGTCAGATGACACAGACCAGGAGCTGAACATAGAGGACGACGCCGAGTTCACACTGAACTGA